A genome region from Thermoanaerobacterium xylanolyticum LX-11 includes the following:
- a CDS encoding Gfo/Idh/MocA family protein gives MSRENGMYYMPESKAKKVCSDGEFQFAAIGLDHGHIYGMTKGLIEAGAEVKWVYDKDPEKVERFIKAFPTAKKARSEDEILMDNSVKLVASAAIPSERCDIGLKAMDAGKDYFADKPPMTTWQQLEKAKEKVRKTNRKYAVYYGERLHNEASVYAGQLVEKGAIGRVIQVLGMGPHREGKGRPDWFYEKDKFGGILCDIGSHQIEQFLFFTGAKDAKVQSAKVANYNHKQYPTFEDFGDVTLIGDNGATGYFRLDWFTPDGLGTWGDGRLFILGTDGYIELRKYIDVARENAPDHVYLVNKDGEFFIDVSGKVGFPFFGDLILDSLNRTENAMTQEHIFKAIELALEAQTKAIKVE, from the coding sequence ATGAGCAGAGAAAACGGTATGTACTATATGCCTGAAAGCAAAGCTAAAAAAGTCTGCAGCGATGGAGAATTTCAATTTGCAGCAATTGGATTAGACCACGGACACATATACGGTATGACAAAAGGATTAATAGAAGCAGGTGCTGAAGTAAAATGGGTGTACGACAAAGACCCAGAGAAAGTTGAAAGATTCATAAAAGCATTTCCTACTGCCAAAAAAGCTCGCAGCGAAGATGAAATACTGATGGATAACTCAGTTAAATTGGTAGCAAGTGCAGCAATACCATCAGAAAGATGTGACATAGGCTTAAAAGCAATGGATGCAGGAAAAGACTACTTTGCAGATAAACCTCCAATGACGACATGGCAGCAATTAGAAAAAGCAAAAGAAAAAGTTAGAAAGACAAATAGAAAATATGCCGTGTATTATGGAGAGAGGCTTCACAATGAAGCATCAGTTTATGCTGGACAATTGGTAGAAAAAGGAGCAATAGGCAGAGTAATACAAGTATTAGGAATGGGACCACACAGAGAAGGAAAAGGAAGGCCAGACTGGTTTTACGAAAAAGACAAATTTGGAGGCATACTGTGTGACATAGGAAGCCATCAGATAGAACAATTTTTGTTCTTTACAGGTGCAAAAGACGCAAAGGTTCAATCAGCGAAAGTAGCAAATTACAATCATAAACAGTACCCTACTTTTGAGGACTTTGGCGATGTAACGCTAATTGGCGATAATGGCGCAACAGGCTATTTCAGGCTTGATTGGTTTACACCTGATGGGCTTGGCACGTGGGGCGATGGAAGGCTGTTTATTTTAGGTACAGATGGCTACATAGAGCTTAGAAAGTACATCGATGTTGCAAGAGAAAATGCTCCAGACCATGTGTACTTAGTAAACAAAGACGGTGAATTTTTTATAGATGTGAGTGGAAAGGTAGGATTTCCTTTCTTTGGGGACTTGATACTGGACTCATTAAACAGGACAGAAAATGCCATGACGCAGGAGCACATTTTTAAAGCTATAGAATTGGCGTTAGAAGCTCAAACAAAAGCTATAAAGGTAGAATAA
- a CDS encoding Gfo/Idh/MocA family protein: protein MINIAIIGAGNISSAHIQGFLEFKDRCKVVAIADIYEDKAYEKKKRFGLEDATLYSDYREILKREDIDLVDICTPPYTHADIAVESLNSGKHVIVEKPMASSLEECDRMIEASKKNKKILSVIAQNRFRTQFMKLKKIVESGLAGDIVHAQVDSFWWRGHSYYDLWWRGTWEKEGGGCTLNHAIHHIDMLIWLLGMPEEVQAVMSNVAHDNAEVEDISIAILKYKNGALAQITSSVVHHGEEQQIVLQGKKARISVPWKVYASTASSNGFPSGEDEELEKKIQEYYDSLEETKYTGHTPQIDDVLKALESSNEILVSGIDGRNAIELITAIYKAATTKEAVKLPLEKDDPFYTVNGIMARVPHFYEKKTFVENFNDERITFGRDIK, encoded by the coding sequence ATGATTAATATAGCCATAATTGGGGCAGGTAATATTTCATCTGCCCACATACAAGGCTTTTTGGAGTTTAAAGACAGGTGCAAGGTCGTCGCTATAGCTGATATCTACGAGGACAAGGCTTATGAAAAAAAGAAGCGGTTTGGCTTAGAAGATGCCACTTTGTACAGTGATTACAGAGAAATATTGAAAAGAGAAGATATTGATCTGGTGGACATATGCACGCCACCATATACACATGCTGACATAGCCGTAGAAAGTTTAAATTCAGGGAAACATGTAATCGTAGAAAAACCGATGGCATCATCGTTAGAAGAGTGTGACAGGATGATTGAAGCCTCAAAGAAAAACAAAAAGATTCTTTCAGTAATAGCGCAGAATCGCTTCAGGACTCAGTTCATGAAACTAAAAAAGATCGTAGAGTCAGGTTTAGCAGGTGATATAGTACATGCACAAGTTGACTCATTTTGGTGGAGAGGTCATTCGTACTACGACCTATGGTGGAGAGGTACATGGGAAAAAGAAGGTGGTGGTTGCACATTAAATCATGCAATACATCATATAGACATGCTTATATGGCTTTTGGGTATGCCCGAAGAAGTACAGGCTGTAATGAGCAATGTTGCACATGACAACGCAGAAGTTGAAGACATATCAATAGCCATACTAAAGTATAAAAATGGTGCGTTGGCTCAGATAACCAGTTCAGTCGTGCACCATGGAGAAGAACAACAAATTGTGCTTCAAGGGAAAAAGGCCAGGATATCAGTGCCATGGAAAGTATATGCGTCAACAGCGTCCAGCAATGGTTTCCCATCTGGAGAAGACGAAGAATTGGAAAAGAAAATACAGGAATACTATGACAGCTTGGAAGAAACAAAGTACACAGGGCACACTCCACAGATTGACGATGTATTAAAAGCGTTAGAATCAAGTAATGAAATCTTGGTAAGTGGTATCGACGGAAGAAATGCCATAGAGCTTATAACTGCCATATACAAAGCAGCTACAACAAAAGAAGCTGTCAAATTGCCACTTGAGAAAGATGATCCATTCTACACAGTAAATGGCATAATGGCAAGAGTGCCTCATTTTTATGAGAAAAAAACGTTTGTAGAAAATTTCAATGACGAACGCATAACATTTGGAAGAGATATTAAGTAA
- a CDS encoding alpha-glucuronidase family glycosyl hydrolase, whose translation MISERKFAASMYDCWLKYVLCDDKVFDGYKDYFKYIVVKSSDRIINNAVEELKKALSSIVEEAEVLDYMPKSNCIFIGTLDDFKAEGLKVDLERKLKSEGFALNVVKKDNHNVLSIIGGSEKGVLYGVFHIIRSIFSGKSLEDALCIDNPQNDFRILNHWDNMDGNIERGYAGKSIFFKDNRIVDDLSRIKDYARLLASIAVNGVVINNVNVHEQETKLITDEFLPDVARIADVFRGYGIKTYLSINFASPVEIGGLSTADPLNDEVKKWWKDVASKIYSYIPDFGGFLVKADSEFRPGPFTYGRNHADGANMLAEALKPYGGIVIWRTFVYNCMVDWRDRSTDRAKAAYDNFKPLDGKFMDNVVLQVKNGPMDFQIREPITPLFGAMEKTNVFMEFQITQEYTGQQKHLCYLVPLWKEALDFDTFAKGEGSFVKKVVNGSLFGSEHGGIVGVANIGDSASWTGHPLAQSNLYGFGRLAWNPDFSSREIAEEWVRLTFGCDEDVLNTVVPMLLESREIYEEYTSPLGIGWMVNPGHHYGPNIDGYEYSHWGTYHYADFKGIGVDRTVETGTGYTAQYKEPVAKMYENIDTCPDEFLLFFHHVPYSHKLKSGKTVIQHIYDTHFEGVERAEKMREAWIKLKGKIDDETYKAVLERFDIQVVDAKEWRDVVNTYFYRKTGIKDEHGRKIYE comes from the coding sequence ATGATTAGCGAGAGGAAATTTGCTGCCAGTATGTACGATTGTTGGCTTAAGTATGTACTTTGTGATGATAAAGTATTTGATGGGTATAAGGACTATTTTAAATATATTGTAGTTAAAAGCAGTGATAGAATTATAAATAATGCTGTTGAAGAGCTTAAAAAAGCTTTATCAAGTATTGTAGAAGAAGCAGAAGTTTTAGATTACATGCCAAAGTCAAATTGCATTTTTATAGGCACACTGGATGATTTTAAGGCAGAAGGATTAAAAGTGGATTTAGAAAGAAAACTTAAAAGTGAAGGCTTTGCATTAAATGTTGTAAAAAAGGATAATCACAATGTACTGTCTATAATCGGTGGAAGCGAAAAAGGCGTTTTATACGGCGTTTTTCACATCATAAGATCTATATTTAGCGGTAAAAGTCTGGAAGATGCATTGTGCATTGACAATCCTCAAAATGATTTTAGGATATTAAATCATTGGGACAACATGGATGGCAATATTGAAAGAGGGTATGCAGGAAAATCTATCTTCTTTAAAGATAATCGCATAGTTGATGATCTTTCGAGGATAAAAGATTATGCAAGGCTGCTTGCATCCATTGCAGTAAATGGCGTTGTAATAAATAATGTCAACGTGCATGAGCAAGAAACTAAGCTTATTACAGATGAATTTTTGCCTGATGTTGCCAGGATCGCAGATGTCTTTAGAGGTTACGGCATAAAGACATATCTAAGCATAAATTTTGCATCCCCTGTTGAAATAGGTGGTCTTTCTACTGCAGACCCGCTTAACGATGAAGTTAAGAAGTGGTGGAAAGATGTAGCATCAAAAATATACAGTTACATTCCTGACTTCGGTGGGTTTTTAGTAAAAGCAGATTCAGAGTTTAGACCTGGACCATTCACATACGGCCGCAATCATGCAGATGGTGCAAATATGTTGGCTGAGGCATTAAAGCCATATGGCGGCATTGTTATTTGGAGGACTTTTGTATATAACTGCATGGTAGACTGGAGAGACCGTTCTACAGATAGAGCGAAAGCTGCCTATGACAATTTCAAGCCATTAGATGGGAAATTTATGGATAATGTGGTTTTGCAAGTTAAAAATGGACCGATGGATTTTCAGATTAGAGAACCGATTACACCATTGTTTGGTGCAATGGAAAAGACAAATGTTTTTATGGAGTTTCAGATTACTCAAGAGTATACAGGACAACAGAAACATTTATGTTACCTTGTGCCACTTTGGAAGGAAGCTTTAGACTTTGATACATTTGCAAAAGGAGAAGGTTCGTTTGTAAAGAAAGTTGTAAACGGCAGTCTGTTTGGCTCAGAGCACGGTGGAATTGTTGGTGTAGCGAACATAGGTGATAGTGCGTCATGGACAGGACATCCACTTGCACAATCGAATCTTTATGGCTTTGGGAGGCTTGCTTGGAATCCGGATTTTTCATCAAGAGAGATTGCTGAGGAATGGGTGAGGCTTACATTTGGATGTGATGAGGATGTTTTGAATACAGTCGTACCGATGCTTTTAGAATCGAGAGAGATATACGAAGAGTACACAAGTCCTCTTGGAATAGGATGGATGGTAAACCCAGGTCATCATTACGGCCCTAATATTGATGGCTATGAATATTCCCATTGGGGTACGTATCACTACGCAGATTTTAAGGGGATAGGCGTCGATAGGACTGTAGAAACAGGTACAGGTTATACGGCGCAGTACAAAGAGCCTGTTGCAAAGATGTACGAAAATATAGATACATGTCCTGATGAGTTTTTGCTATTTTTCCACCATGTACCGTACAGTCACAAGCTAAAATCAGGTAAGACAGTTATCCAACACATATACGATACACATTTTGAAGGTGTAGAGCGTGCAGAAAAAATGAGAGAAGCTTGGATAAAGTTGAAAGGCAAGATAGATGATGAGACGTATAAAGCAGTGTTAGAGAGGTTTGACATACAGGTAGTTGACGCTAAAGAGTGGAGAGATGTTGTAAACACTTATTTTTACAGGAAGACTGGCATAAAAGATGAACATGGAAGGAAAATTTATGAATAG
- a CDS encoding extracellular solute-binding protein, with protein sequence MSKSAKRLLSFLIVVVLVVGVLLSGCGNKNSSSSSNNTSKQTQTATNNNDPQNLHFKSDKPLEFTMLYSDHPNYPYKPDWLLWKAIKDATNVTLKLTIVPMSDYSQKRSLLISSGQAPEIIPKTYPGQEIPFVSSGAILPISDYINQMPNFSREVKEWGLQNDINSLKQADGKFYVLPMLHQTYSIQYSLAIRQDIFEKNNIPIPNTWDELESALKKLKEIYPNTYPMSDRWQGKALLLNAAPTFGIPVSSSDGLYDWTTGNVLYNSSKDDWEFYPTSQEYKDMLTYFNRLVKEGLLDPASFTQTDDQAIQKFVTGKSFVIMTNTQEIQNSLINRMNDTLGKGNFKVTQILPLAGPKGAVLAGSRLENGIMISSKAKDDPNFPQLLKFVDWLWYSEAGETLTKWGVEGVTYQKVNGKFQLMPDVNFMNLNPSGTKNLQKDYGFSGGVFALIYGGPKDLAESMMTPEVLKFENDANTQRKWLPVPPPVPFTESQREQYNMLNQPLADYVQQMTYKFITGVASLDKDWDSYVQQCNAKGVDQLVKLTNDVYKSSKNK encoded by the coding sequence ATGAGTAAAAGCGCAAAAAGATTGTTGTCGTTTTTGATAGTTGTGGTTTTGGTTGTAGGTGTTTTGCTATCAGGCTGCGGAAATAAAAATTCTTCGTCCAGCAGCAACAATACAAGCAAACAAACTCAGACTGCCACAAACAATAACGATCCACAAAATTTACATTTTAAATCAGATAAGCCATTGGAATTTACGATGCTGTATAGCGACCATCCAAATTACCCATATAAGCCAGACTGGCTATTGTGGAAAGCCATAAAAGATGCTACTAATGTTACGCTTAAACTCACTATAGTGCCAATGAGTGATTATTCTCAAAAGAGAAGCCTTCTTATTAGCTCAGGACAGGCACCAGAGATAATTCCAAAGACTTATCCGGGGCAAGAAATACCATTTGTTTCATCAGGTGCTATACTGCCAATAAGCGACTATATAAATCAAATGCCTAACTTCTCAAGAGAAGTAAAAGAGTGGGGACTACAAAATGACATCAATTCATTAAAGCAAGCCGATGGAAAATTCTACGTTTTGCCAATGTTACATCAAACTTATTCGATACAATATTCACTTGCTATTAGACAAGATATATTTGAGAAAAATAATATACCGATTCCAAACACATGGGATGAATTGGAATCAGCATTGAAAAAATTAAAAGAGATATATCCAAACACATATCCTATGTCGGATAGATGGCAGGGTAAAGCTTTACTCCTTAATGCGGCTCCAACTTTTGGTATTCCAGTATCAAGTAGTGACGGACTTTATGATTGGACGACTGGAAATGTGTTGTACAACAGTTCAAAAGATGATTGGGAGTTCTATCCAACATCACAAGAATACAAAGATATGTTAACATATTTTAACAGGCTTGTAAAAGAAGGGCTTCTTGATCCAGCCAGCTTCACACAGACAGATGACCAAGCAATACAGAAATTTGTAACAGGTAAGTCATTTGTCATCATGACAAATACACAGGAGATTCAAAATAGTTTAATAAATAGGATGAATGATACTTTAGGAAAAGGTAATTTTAAAGTTACACAGATTTTGCCATTAGCAGGTCCAAAAGGTGCTGTTTTAGCAGGTAGCCGTCTTGAAAACGGTATAATGATATCATCTAAAGCAAAAGACGATCCAAACTTCCCACAACTTCTTAAGTTTGTAGACTGGTTGTGGTACAGTGAAGCAGGTGAGACGCTTACAAAGTGGGGTGTTGAAGGTGTAACTTATCAGAAAGTCAACGGCAAGTTCCAGCTTATGCCTGATGTAAACTTCATGAATCTGAATCCAAGCGGTACAAAGAACCTGCAGAAGGATTACGGCTTCTCTGGCGGTGTATTTGCACTTATTTATGGGGGTCCAAAAGATCTTGCTGAATCAATGATGACACCTGAAGTATTAAAGTTTGAAAATGATGCAAATACACAAAGAAAATGGCTTCCTGTACCTCCACCTGTACCATTTACCGAAAGTCAAAGAGAACAGTATAATATGTTAAATCAACCATTGGCTGATTATGTACAGCAGATGACATACAAATTTATAACAGGTGTGGCATCACTTGATAAAGATTGGGATAGTTATGTTCAACAATGTAATGCTAAAGGTGTAGATCAATTAGTTAAACTTACAAACGATGTATACAAAAGCAGCAAAAACAAATAA
- a CDS encoding carbohydrate ABC transporter permease produces MKESKQYKVFKVFNTIIMIIVILVTLYPFWYLLSVSLSGEKYVYAGLVSLYPKGLTFKTYQVLLAEKEFWTSYKNTIIYTIVGTLVSLFLSTLLAYPLSKKRLKGRGIILGFVVFTMFFSGGLIPTYLLVNALGMRNTIWGVVLPGAVSTFNVMVMKTFFEGIPAELEEAAEVDGMSTYGILLKIILPLSKPIMYVMALFYAVGVWNNWFGPFIYLDDSSKFPVALYLRNIIVGSQQTSVSSTSDVNSLAQISATLKSASVILTSIPIMMVYPFIQKYFVQGVMIGSLKG; encoded by the coding sequence ATGAAAGAATCGAAACAATACAAAGTATTTAAAGTTTTTAATACCATAATAATGATCATAGTAATATTGGTGACACTGTATCCTTTCTGGTATCTATTAAGCGTGTCTTTAAGTGGTGAGAAGTATGTATATGCAGGATTGGTATCATTGTACCCAAAAGGCCTTACATTTAAGACATATCAAGTTCTTTTAGCAGAGAAAGAATTCTGGACCAGCTATAAGAATACGATTATTTATACGATTGTAGGCACCCTTGTTTCACTGTTTCTGTCTACGCTTTTGGCGTATCCACTGTCAAAGAAGCGGTTAAAAGGAAGAGGAATCATTTTAGGCTTTGTAGTATTTACTATGTTTTTCAGCGGTGGATTGATACCGACTTATCTTTTAGTAAACGCTTTAGGCATGAGAAACACTATATGGGGCGTTGTGCTTCCAGGCGCAGTCAGCACATTTAACGTAATGGTCATGAAGACTTTCTTTGAAGGTATACCAGCGGAATTGGAAGAAGCTGCAGAAGTAGACGGAATGAGCACATATGGAATATTGCTTAAGATAATTCTTCCTCTTTCTAAACCAATAATGTATGTTATGGCACTTTTCTATGCGGTAGGTGTTTGGAACAACTGGTTTGGACCGTTTATATACCTTGATGATAGCTCAAAATTTCCTGTTGCACTATACTTAAGGAATATAATTGTAGGATCACAGCAAACATCTGTCAGCAGCACCTCAGATGTTAATAGCTTAGCTCAAATATCAGCAACTTTAAAATCAGCCAGTGTAATATTGACTTCAATACCAATAATGATGGTATATCCATTTATACAAAAGTACTTTGTTCAAGGTGTCATGATTGGCTCATTAAAAGGCTAA
- a CDS encoding ABC transporter permease, which produces MDSVLINKGGGKKEAKQGKNRDFKKTLKAIKKDWQLYSLLILPIAYYIIFRYVPMYGNIIAFRRFVPGGPVYGTEWVGLRYFDMFIHDPSFWQVFRNTIILSAEYLVISFPFPIIFALLLNEIKSTWFKRFTQTVSYLPYFISTVVVADMIMQILDPSSGVINMILKHYIGHTINFLAEPQWFRTIYIVSGIWQGMGWGAILYLAALTNINPELYEAAIIDGASRWQQTIYVTIPGILPTIMILLILNIGGLLSVGFEKILLLYNPLTYSTADVISTYLYRMGLVSNNFSYAAAIGMFEAVIGLTLVYTANYLSRKFTESSLW; this is translated from the coding sequence ATGGATTCTGTATTGATTAATAAAGGTGGGGGCAAAAAGGAGGCTAAACAAGGCAAGAATAGGGATTTTAAGAAGACATTAAAAGCTATTAAAAAAGATTGGCAATTGTACAGCCTACTTATACTTCCTATAGCGTATTACATCATATTTAGATATGTACCTATGTATGGAAATATTATTGCTTTTAGAAGGTTTGTCCCTGGTGGACCAGTGTATGGAACAGAATGGGTTGGACTTAGATACTTTGATATGTTTATACATGATCCATCGTTTTGGCAAGTATTTAGAAATACAATAATTTTAAGTGCCGAGTATTTGGTAATAAGCTTTCCATTTCCAATAATCTTTGCTTTGCTTTTGAATGAGATCAAAAGCACGTGGTTTAAGAGGTTTACGCAGACAGTGTCATATTTGCCATACTTTATATCAACGGTTGTTGTGGCAGATATGATAATGCAGATACTTGATCCATCATCAGGAGTCATCAATATGATTTTGAAGCATTACATTGGGCATACTATCAACTTTTTAGCAGAACCGCAATGGTTTAGGACTATATACATCGTTTCAGGTATATGGCAAGGCATGGGCTGGGGCGCGATACTGTACCTAGCAGCGCTGACAAATATCAACCCGGAATTGTACGAGGCTGCTATAATTGATGGTGCCAGCAGATGGCAACAAACGATATACGTCACTATTCCAGGTATATTGCCTACGATAATGATACTTTTGATACTAAACATTGGTGGACTTTTGTCAGTAGGATTTGAAAAGATACTGCTTCTGTATAATCCTCTGACGTATTCTACAGCAGATGTCATATCGACGTATCTATACAGAATGGGACTTGTATCAAATAACTTTAGCTATGCCGCTGCAATAGGAATGTTTGAAGCAGTGATAGGTCTTACATTGGTTTACACAGCAAACTACTTGTCAAGAAAATTCACAGAATCCAGTCTATGGTAA
- the uxuA gene encoding mannonate dehydratase, with amino-acid sequence MKMTFRWFGEKDDSVTLQQIRQIPGVYGIVGALYDVPVGEAWPIEKILELKTKVESYGLKLEVIESVNVHEDIKLGLPTRDRYIENYKETIKNLGKLGIKVVCYNFMPVFDWIRTNLNEKLPDGSYVMSYDEDMLRGKEPLKLIEDMDNGSNGFILPGWELDRLKELKMLFDMYKDVDEEKLFDNLKYFLENIIPTCEEYDVKMAIHPDDPPWSLFGLPRIVTCKENLERIVNLVDSPYNGLTLCSGSLGSNPENNIPELIRHFGKMGRIHFGHVRNIKFIGEKKFYESAHLSSEGSFDMFEIMKAYYDIGFEGYIRPDHGRMIWDEKARPGYGLYDRALGVTYLNGLWEAIDKMSHQ; translated from the coding sequence ATGAAAATGACTTTTAGATGGTTTGGCGAGAAAGATGACAGTGTAACACTTCAGCAAATTCGCCAAATACCAGGTGTCTATGGAATTGTGGGTGCTTTATACGATGTGCCGGTGGGAGAAGCTTGGCCTATTGAAAAAATTCTTGAATTAAAGACAAAAGTGGAGTCCTACGGGCTTAAACTGGAGGTGATAGAGAGTGTAAATGTACACGAAGACATTAAGCTAGGATTGCCGACGAGAGATAGATACATTGAAAACTACAAGGAGACAATAAAAAATCTTGGAAAGCTAGGGATAAAAGTCGTATGCTACAACTTCATGCCTGTATTTGACTGGATACGGACTAATTTAAATGAAAAATTGCCTGATGGATCATATGTGATGTCTTATGATGAAGACATGCTAAGAGGAAAAGAACCGCTTAAGCTTATTGAAGACATGGATAATGGTTCAAATGGTTTTATACTTCCCGGTTGGGAACTTGATCGCTTAAAAGAATTAAAGATGTTGTTTGATATGTACAAAGATGTAGACGAGGAGAAATTATTTGATAATCTAAAATACTTCTTAGAAAATATTATACCTACATGTGAAGAATACGATGTAAAGATGGCTATACACCCAGATGATCCACCATGGTCGCTATTTGGTTTGCCGAGGATAGTTACATGCAAGGAGAATCTTGAAAGGATTGTAAACCTTGTAGACAGTCCTTACAATGGATTGACGCTTTGCAGTGGCTCTTTAGGTTCAAACCCCGAAAACAATATACCAGAGCTTATAAGGCATTTTGGCAAAATGGGAAGAATCCATTTTGGTCACGTAAGAAATATAAAGTTTATAGGCGAGAAAAAGTTTTACGAATCAGCGCATTTATCAAGCGAAGGGTCGTTTGATATGTTTGAAATCATGAAAGCCTATTATGATATAGGTTTTGAAGGATATATAAGGCCGGACCATGGAAGGATGATATGGGATGAGAAAGCAAGACCAGGATATGGACTTTATGACAGGGCCTTAGGTGTGACATATTTGAATGGGCTTTGGGAAGCAATAGATAAGATGTCTCATCAATAA
- a CDS encoding GntR family transcriptional regulator, whose amino-acid sequence MGLELLENNTYESKKDYIYRMIRKNIIDINLKPGEVMSENDIANTFETSRTPIREAFTRLANEELIEIYPQKGTFVSLIDIRRAQEAKFMRVNLEREIIRQACREFPDDILFQLEANINQQEFCVMKENYITIFDLDNEMHELIYRGCKMGRVWSAIRFVSGDYDRIRTLRLSSDTDWDAIIGDHKNIVSAIKEKDEEKGLKIISEHLTMIDRDVVLLKEKYPEYFKQ is encoded by the coding sequence ATGGGATTGGAACTTTTGGAAAACAATACGTACGAGTCTAAAAAAGACTACATCTACAGGATGATCAGAAAGAACATAATCGACATCAATTTAAAGCCTGGCGAGGTTATGTCAGAGAATGATATAGCTAATACGTTTGAAACCAGCAGGACTCCTATTAGAGAGGCATTTACAAGGCTGGCAAATGAAGAATTGATTGAGATTTACCCTCAAAAAGGCACGTTTGTTTCTTTGATAGATATAAGGCGTGCGCAAGAGGCAAAATTCATGAGGGTAAATCTTGAGAGAGAAATCATAAGGCAGGCTTGTAGAGAATTTCCTGATGATATTTTGTTTCAGTTAGAAGCGAATATAAACCAGCAAGAGTTCTGCGTCATGAAAGAAAATTATATAACCATATTCGACCTGGACAATGAGATGCATGAGCTTATATATAGGGGCTGTAAAATGGGTAGGGTATGGTCAGCCATAAGGTTTGTAAGTGGTGATTATGACAGAATAAGGACACTGAGATTGTCGTCTGATACTGACTGGGATGCAATCATTGGTGATCACAAAAATATTGTAAGTGCCATAAAGGAAAAAGACGAAGAGAAAGGCTTAAAAATAATAAGTGAACACTTGACAATGATAGATAGGGATGTAGTGCTTTTAAAAGAAAAATATCCAGAGTATTTTAAACAATAA
- a CDS encoding ferritin family protein: MPDFGIPFAGLANKNKITHEELIRAIRFMVAAEYEAIQLYMQLAESTDNKLAKDVLVDIANEERVHAGEFLRLLKELSPDEEKLYEEGAKEVEEMIEKNK; this comes from the coding sequence ATGCCTGATTTTGGTATTCCATTTGCTGGGCTTGCAAATAAAAATAAGATCACACATGAGGAACTTATAAGAGCTATACGTTTTATGGTGGCGGCAGAGTATGAGGCTATACAGTTGTACATGCAGCTAGCAGAGTCAACAGACAACAAATTAGCAAAGGACGTTTTAGTAGATATAGCAAACGAAGAAAGAGTGCATGCCGGAGAATTTTTAAGGCTTTTGAAGGAATTATCTCCAGACGAAGAAAAACTGTATGAAGAAGGAGCAAAAGAAGTAGAAGAAATGATTGAAAAAAATAAATAG
- the thiW gene encoding energy coupling factor transporter S component ThiW — protein sequence MNIKKITYSAMLIAIGVVFANFVFFPVGVSKTTPIQHIINVISAVTLGPGYAVLIAFSISIIRNIMGTGTLLAFPGSMIGALLTGILYKLTGKKILAALGEVFGTGIIGGLVAFPIAKYIIGKDVGAFFFVTPFLINTVTGSIMALILLKVLDKSKKVYK from the coding sequence ATGAATATAAAAAAGATTACTTATTCAGCTATGCTGATTGCAATCGGTGTAGTTTTTGCAAATTTTGTATTTTTCCCTGTAGGTGTTTCGAAAACGACCCCTATACAGCATATAATTAATGTCATATCTGCAGTGACACTTGGTCCAGGATATGCAGTACTAATTGCATTTTCAATATCCATAATCAGAAACATAATGGGCACTGGAACACTATTGGCTTTTCCCGGTAGCATGATTGGCGCTTTATTGACAGGAATTTTATATAAATTGACAGGAAAAAAGATTTTAGCTGCATTAGGGGAGGTTTTTGGTACAGGGATAATAGGAGGTCTTGTGGCATTTCCAATAGCCAAATATATCATTGGTAAAGATGTAGGAGCATTTTTCTTTGTCACTCCATTTTTAATAAATACAGTGACAGGAAGCATCATGGCCCTTATTTTGCTTAAGGTTTTGGATAAGTCGAAAAAGGTCTATAAATAA